The following coding sequences are from one Lasioglossum baleicum chromosome 18, iyLasBale1, whole genome shotgun sequence window:
- the LOC143218152 gene encoding uncharacterized protein LOC143218152 isoform X2 translates to MIGAMPAVAVRHERKRQEKRLKRPSQLYLGAQWMPPPQGSPPTPSPHGHNSHLDPLPELYLCGKISGLHLVVVCLLLGAVVLVVGLVQLVPGATTTDHRLALLIGGTLLLFCGIILATIRCYFLHCVPLPSESPVATSFAPPANEPPSLPRGTLDLLVGHPNQPETDALMHHHPHHHHHPTNYKKKRSSHGSHSDEA, encoded by the exons ATGATTGGCGCTATGCCAGCAGTGGCAGTACGCCACGAACGGAAACGGCAAGAAAAAAGACTAAAACGTCCCAGTCAGCTGTACTTAGGGGCTCAATGGATGCCACCGCCTCAGGGTTCACCCCCAACCCCCAGCCCCCATGGACACAATAGCCATCTGGACCCCTTGCCCGAGCTGTATCTTTGCGGAAAG ATATCAGGACTGCACTTAGTGGTGGTGTGCCTGTTGCTGGGCGCAGTGGTCCTCGTCGTTGGTCTAGTCCAACTCGTCCCGGGTGCAACGACCACCGACCATAGACTCGCCCTGCTTATCGGGGGTACACTCCTTCTCTTCTGTG GTATCATCCTAGCAACCATAAGATGCTACTTCCTGCATTGTGTGCCATTACCGTCGGAGTCGCCGGTAGCAACATCATTTGCGCCTCCTGCAAACGAGCCACCTAGCCTTCCAAGGGGCACGCTGGACCTGTTAGTGGGCCACCCGAATCAGCCCGAGACCGATGCTCTCATGCACCACCATCCTCACCACCATCATCATCCCACCAACTACAAGAAGAAACGCAGCTCCCATGGCTCGCATTCCGACGAAGCCTAA